Proteins encoded within one genomic window of Rhododendron vialii isolate Sample 1 chromosome 1a, ASM3025357v1:
- the LOC131336332 gene encoding desiccation protectant protein Lea14 homolog, with product MAKLVDKAKEFVAEKMKQPEATIEDVDLVDVSSEAITYKAKVSVKNPYSLPIPIHEVSYNLKSKGRVIASGTVPHPGTLKADDSTLLTVEMKVTHDVMVSLAGDVGADWDIDYELEMGLKVDLPLIKNFTIPITSKGEIRLPTLYDPSFPMTSEGEIKLPTLSSFPEK from the exons ATGGCGAAATTGGTGGACAAGGCCAAGGAGTTTGTGGCGGAGAAGATGAAGCAGCCGGAGGCGACCATCGAAGACGTGGATCTGGTGGACGTCAGCAGTGAAGCCATTACTTACAAAGCCAAGGTGTCCGTTAAAAACCCTTACTCCCTCCCCATTCCTATCCACGAGGTCTCTTACAACCTTAAGAGCAAaggaag GGTGATTGCATCAGGTACGGTGCCACACCCGGGGACACTAAAGGCGGATGATTCAACATTGTTGACCGTAGAAATGAAGGTGACGCACGATGTTATGGTCAGCTTAGCGGGAGACGTAGGTGCAGATTGGGACATTGATTATGAGCTGGAAATGGGTCTCAAGGTTGATCTTCCGCTCATCAAAaacttcaccattcccatcacCAGCAAAGGCGAAATCAGGCTCCCTACCCTATACGACCCCTCCTTTCCGATGACCAGCGAGGGCGAGATCAAGCTCCCTACCCTCTCCTCCTTCCCGGAAAAATGA
- the LOC131330626 gene encoding uncharacterized protein LOC131330626, protein MDQLLDAFCKCHPPIFHGEVNPSTAAAWIKQISKYLEVLNATNVGDRIALAIFQMQGEADHWWDLIKTTHNLTTMTWQMFENLFPEKYFPAPMKQAMAQEFMDLKQRTLTITQYTARFEELARHATTVVPTDVTKAMKFEWGLSHSIRTSVDARSTKSRSEEQLSSVVNSYPYVPYTNKNSI, encoded by the coding sequence ATGGATCAACTTCTGGATGCGTTCTGCAAATGTCACCCTCCAATCTTTCATGGGGAAGTGAACCCTAGCACTGCAGCAGCATGGATCAAACAAATCTCCAAGTACCTAGAAGTACTTAATGCGACCAATGTGGGGGATCGCATTGCCTTAGCAATATTTCAGATGCAAGGGGAAGCAGATCATTGGTGGGACTTGATCAAGACCACTCACAATTTGACAACTATGACCTGGCAGATGTTCGAAAACCTTTTCCCAGAAAAATACTTCCCAGCACCTATGAAACAAGCCATGGCCCAGGAATTTATGGACTTGAAGCAGCGTACCTTGACAATAACCCAATATACTGCCCGTTTTGAAGAACTGGCACGTCATGCTACTACTGTGGTACCCACTGATGTTACAAAAGCTATGAAGTTTGAATGGGGTTTGTCCCACTCTATTCGTACTAGTGTGGATGCCAGGTCCACAAAAAGTAGATCCGAGGAGCAATTAAGCTCAGTAGTTAACTCCTACCCCTATGTCCcttacactaacaaaaatagtaTATAA